The following proteins are co-located in the Purpureocillium takamizusanense chromosome 10, complete sequence genome:
- the TAL1 gene encoding Transaldolase (COG:H~EggNog:ENOG503NUE1), translating to MDVAVEYGKAQGGDIDSQVEHALDRLLVEFGKEILKIVPGKVSTEVDARYSFDTKESVNKALHIIDLYKEQGITKDRVLIKIASTWEGIKAAEILQRDHGINCNLTLMFSLPQAIGAAEAGAFLISPFVGRILDWFKAHNKKEYSKEEDPGVASVRKIFDYYKKFGYKTIVMGASFRSTGEITELAGCDYLTISPNLLEDLMNSTEAVPKKLDASNAASQNIERRSYIKDEALFRFDFNEDQMAVEKLREGISKFAADAVTLKGILKEKLSK from the exons ATggacgtggccgtcgagtACGGCAaggcccagggcggcgacatcgACTCCCAGGTCGagcacgccctcgaccgtctcctcgtcgagtTCGGCAAGGAGATCCTCAAGATCGTCCCCGGCAAGGTCTCCACCGAGGTCGACGCCCGCTACTCCTTTGACACCAAGGAGTCGGTCAACAAGGCCCTGCACATCATTGAC CTCTACAAGGAGCAGGGCATCACCAAGGACCGTGTCCTCATCAAGATCGCCTCCACCTGGGAGGGCATCAAGGCTGCCGAGATCCTGCAGCGCGATCACGGCATCAACTGCAACCTGACGCTCATGTTCTCCCTGCCCCaggccatcggcgccgccgaggccggcgccttCCTCATCTCCCCCTTCGTCGGCCGCATTCTCGACTGGTTCAAGGCCCACAACAAGAAGGAGTActccaaggaggaggaccccggcgtcgcctcggTCCGCAAGATCTTCGACTACTACAAGAAGTTTGGCTACAAGACCATTGTCATGGGCGCCTCCTTCCGTAGCACTGGCGAGATTACCGAGCTTGCTGGCTGCGACTACCTGACCATTTCT CCCAacctgctcgaggacctgATGAACTCGACCGAGGCTGTCCCCAAGAAGCTCGATGCCAgcaacgccgcctcccaaAACATCGAGCGCCGCTCCTACATTAAGGACGAGGCCCTCTTCCGCTTCGACTTCAACGAGGACCAGATGGCCGTCGAGAAGCTTCGCGAGGGCATCAGCAAGtttgccgccgacgccgtcaccctcaagggcatcctcaaggagaagctgtcCAAGTAA
- a CDS encoding uncharacterized protein (BUSCO:EOG09265I72~EggNog:ENOG503P5KG~COG:O) has protein sequence MPSSCQELRDALAQCLQESDCVMVHRNKASDCLREPLVDTLPTRCQQLKKGYGDCKRGLVDMRKRFRGNMPVTYRATEGAEADKGYQLYAGRSAFAGGVKETSGNEPIEPDWRDVENEKFRQQQQQQQQQQQQQKQKQGGQR, from the exons ATGCCGAGCTCCTGTCAAgagctgc GGGACGCGCTCGCGCAGTGCCTCCAGGAGTCGGACTGCGTCATGGTGCACCGCAACAAGGCGTCCGACTGCCTGCGCGAGCCGCTCGTCGACACGCTCCCGACGCGGTGCCAGCAGCTCAAGAAGGGCTACGGCGACTGCAagcgtggcctcgtcgacatgcgTAAGCGCTTCCGCGGCAACATGCCCGTCACGTACCGCGCGACCGAGGGCGCAGAGGCCGACAAGGGGTACCAGCTGTACGCGGGCAGGTCGGCGtttgcgggcggcgtcaaggagaCGAGCGGCAACGAGCCCATCGAGCCGGACTGGCGCGACGTGGAGAATGAAAAGTttcggcagcagcagcagcagcaacagcagcagcagcagcaacagaaACAGAAACAGGGCGGCCAGAGGTGA
- a CDS encoding uncharacterized protein (EggNog:ENOG503NZUT~COG:K~COG:L), whose amino-acid sequence MAGLSSLLHPSPNKRRRLEAPLDYAGYATLDQNATSDVDEYCESADSHLTAAAGNQSYSSLHLEPWGSATHQGTALNQQQHGSSLVTLDLNPSHQVLQPRYETLDTSSAVTFEPNFAMNAPDGSYFGTFVDPAQATALQTGTISWPETRFRPRDLTLEPQTTCNLVGNTSGQRYQAFAVSEILSPSNRVQQFEDTRSQFDCEHEGMVENANDTQGMEHASGSELVCFGMFVRILGTCQRFASENGPVFPVKLENLEHFVGTDNPNLKGCISSQHTYLTDALLEVPSLKLQVSCTVSVDPPKLSSSGKPRHTPRATTNCSLDIIIYGPRTLYDSIDRFISDCNENLEDDQKLYLQDPIACDLDVPYCNPHRLPPSDSNCTVSTFDLVPKRTGLQKLDDSEPRTELLDLLDSQEDFTESRPPATITTQLKKHQKQALTFMLCREQGWAFDGSRPDIWEGVESGREEWSLAPSRSLRQHAPLTHLKFCQSSDEHPSTRGATSISWGHYCRPHGFRQNTDNDRSHSIRCEPSRAY is encoded by the exons ATGGCTGGTCTATCTTCACTGCTCCACCCTTCTCCAAACAAGCGGCGTAGACTGGAAGCGCCCCTCGACTACGCCGGATATGCGACGTTAGATCAAAATGCGACGTCTGACGTTGATGAGTACTGCGAGTCGGCCGATAGCCACTTAACAGCCGCGGCAGGAAATCAGAGTTACTCATCGCTGCATCTGGAGCCATGGGGGTCGGCCACTCACCAGGGTACCGCTTTgaatcagcagcagcatggtAGCTCACTCGTCACGCTTGACCTCAACCCGAGTCATCAGGTTCTCCAGCCGCGATATGAGACGCTCGACACAAGCTCTGCTGTGACCTTCGAACCAAACTTTGCAATGAATGCCCCAGACGGCAGTTATTTTGGCACGTTTGTGGACCCAGCCCAGGCTACTGCACTGCAAACAGGGACCATTTCATGGCCAGAAACAAGGTTCCGCCCCAGAGACTTGACACTTGAACCTCAAACTACCTGCAATCTGGTCGGCAATACGTCAGGACAGCGCTACCAAGCCTTCGCGGTGTCAGAGATACTCAGTCCCTCGAACCGGGTTCAGCAATTCGAGGACACACGGAGCCAATTTGATTGTGAACATGAAGGAATGGTTGAGAATGCCAATGACACGCAAGGCATGGAGCACGCCAGTGGCTCTGAGCTTGTCTGCTTTGGCATG TTTGTTCGAATTCTCGGGACCTGCCAACGATTTGCCTCTGAAAATGGCCCAGTCTTCCCCGTCAAGCTGGAAAATCTGGAGCATTTTGTCGGAACAGATAACCCGAATCTCAAGGGCTGTATTTCCTCTCAGCATACGTATCTTACGGATGCGCTCTTGGAAGTACCAAGTCTCAAGTTGCAGGTTTCCTGTACGGTTTCTGTCGATCCCCCCAAGTTAtcgagcagcggcaagcCTCGTCACACTCCTCGCGCCACAACCAATTGTTCTCTGGACATTATCATCTACGGACCCCGCACACTCTATGATTCCATTGACAGATTCATTTCTGATTGCAACGAGAACCTTGAAGACGACCAGAAACTATACTTACAGGACCCCATTGCTTGTGATTTGGATGTGCCATATTGCAATCCGCATCGTCTTCCGCCTTCGGATTCGAACTGCACTGTCTCAACTTTTGACCTAGTACCAAAGCGCACGGGTTTGCAGAAATTGGACGATTCCGAGCCACGGACAGAGCTGCTAGACCTCCTCGACTCGCAGGAGGATTTCACGGAATCTAGGCCGCCAGCAACAATTACCACCCAGTTAAAGAA ACATCAGAAGCAAGCACTTACGTTCATGCTGTGCAGAGAGCAAGGTTGGGCATTCGACGGATCCAGACCAGACATATGGGAAGGAGTAGAGTCTGGACGGGAAGAATGGTCTTTGGCCCCAAGCCGTAGCCTGAGACAACACGCGCCGCTAACACATTTAAAGTTTTGTCAATCGAGTGACGAACACCCGTCAACCAGAGGAGCCACCTCCATTTCATGGGGGCATTATTGCAGACCCCATGGGTTTCGGCAAAACACTGACAATGATCGCTCTCATAGCATCAGATGCGAACCATCCCGTGCCTACTAA
- a CDS encoding uncharacterized protein (COG:S~EggNog:ENOG503NWC9), which translates to MRRLEPLFKGLQYYSQSIEVVCNGTPFLPWIWAPIKLILKVASDQIEAFEKLIQAYARIAEPLARLKIISQAFLANHEIQKVLAIFYADICKFHKEAYKFVRRSGWKVLFMTSWGRFERRFNGIIEDLKAHEALIDKTASAVGLSEVKKLREALELQRQESLEEMAEKDTENTAKQYQAIVGWLKMDDHEQLKIFDLVITEAQRYDGTCDWILKQNKIAAWMKCSQELAFLVLRGNVGTGKSVLAAHITNFLRASKQSLVVCHICTYAQAASTEYGQILRSILLRLVQASSDLIAYIYKQFIQEKKSPSVQALESLILSVIGAISDNPSQTSYIHIILDGLDECEEKTQLKIITHLERMVSSALRANSTICKVLVTTNMQNETPKKLKAKQQVSLTNEKTALSKAISVYTASKLSEHRSRWFQMGITDTDLKELELRLAEKADGTLCGVIEYKKIQYTDGN; encoded by the exons ATGCGGCGATTGGAGCCTCTTTTCAAGGGGCTGCAATACTATTCTCAGTCGATCGAAGTTGTCTGCAATGGCACGCCATTCTTGCCTTGGATATGGGCACCAATAAAACTAATTCTCAAG GTAGCATCTGACCAGATCGAGGCGTTTGAGAAGCTCATACAGGCCTATGCTCGTATAGCGGAGCCTTTGGCACGACTCAAAATCATCAGCCAGGCATTTTTAGCGAACCATGAGATCCAGAAGGTTCTCGCAATTTTCTACGCTGACATTTGCAAATTCCACAAGGAGGCATACAAATTTGTGCGCAGGAGTG GGTGGAAAGTCTTGTTCATGACTTCTTGGGGACGTTTCGAGCGTCGCTTCAACGGGATAATCGAGGACCTCAAAGCTCACGAAGCCCTCATCGACAAAACGGCTTCCGCCGTGGGACTCTCTGAGGTGAAAAAGCTCAGAGAAGCCCTTGAACTCCAGAGGCAAGAGTCACTTGAGGAAATGGCCGAGAAGGACACGGAAAACACAGCAAAGCAGTATCAGGCCATTGTCGGCTGGCTTAAAATGGATGACCACGAGCAGCTCAAAATCTTCGACTTGGTCATTACCGAAGCTCAAAGATACGACGGAACCTGTGACTGGATCCTCAAGCAAAACAAGATTGCCGCATGGATGAAGTGCAGCCAGGAGCTCGCCTTTCTCGTCCTTCGCGGCAATGTAGGGACTGGAAAAAGTGTTCTCGCCGCCCACATCACCAACTTCCTCCGAGCGTCGAAGCAATCCTTGGTGGTTTGCCATATCTGTACCTACGCTCAAGCAGCATCCACCGAGTACGGACAAATACTGCGATCAATCCTCTTACGGCTCGTACAAGCCAGTTCGGACCTAATTGCCTACATTTACAAGCAATTCATACAAGAGAAGAAGAGTCCGTCTGTACAAGCCCTCGAGAGCCTGATTTTGTCGGTGATCGGGGCTATTTCAGACAATCCGTCGCAGACCAGCTATATCCATATTATCCTGGACGGGTTAGATGAGTGCGAAGAGAAGACGCAGCTTAAGATTATTACTCACCTAGAACGAATGGTGTCGTCAGCATTGAGAGCGAATTCGACAATCTGCAAGGTCCTCGTTACGACTAACATGCAGAATGAAACACCCAAGAAGTTGAAAGCAAAGCAACAAGTATCGCTGACCAACGAGAAAACTGCACTCAGCAAGGCAATCTCGGTGTACACTGCCTCGAAGCTTTCGGAGCACCGGTCGCGATGGTTTCAAATGGGGATTACGGACACAGACTTGAAGGAGCTTGAGCTTCGACTCGCTGAAAAAGCTGACGGTACGCTGTGCGGAGTAATTGAGTACAAGAAGATACAGTATACTGACGGGAATTGA
- a CDS encoding uncharacterized protein (EggNog:ENOG503NWC9), with product MRSVTRLQSILGWIAFAKRPLRKAELRSALAFDYDAQDLEIQELAPNYLFDMCAPLIEERSDSTFSLVHSSVKQ from the coding sequence ATGCGCTCAGTCACTCGACTGCAGTCTATACTCGGTTGGATCGCCTTCGCCAAGAGGCCTCTTCGAAAGGCGGAGCTTCGATCTGCTCTGGCGTTTGACTACGACGCGCAGGACCTCGAGATTCAGGAGTTGGCCCCGAACTACCTCTTTGATATGTGTGCGCCGCTCATTGAAGAGCGTAGTGACTCTACCTTTTCTCTCGTTCATTCCTCAGTAAAGCAGTGA
- a CDS encoding Bis(5'-nucleosyl)-tetraphosphatase (symmetrical) (EggNog:ENOG503NW7J~COG:T), whose protein sequence is MVAMGAYHQALHRSLVLAATVFFIAGAYLFSTRLFNDSPTAVTRIKITTTTTTNGGDNNNNNNNNPPPGGKLTTLDGMLEPGAADLPMSYGQYARPGFDGLTLTGALPADVVPTPSNGRRLLIIGDIHGMDVELDELLAKARFDPARDHVVAAGDMVNKGPSSPAVVARLMALGASAVRGNHDDRVLLAHAERAQLKGVSAKELAAANDDEDAAVAHRGEAEFVAVARALSPDQIAWLARQPVILTADPLPIYVVHAGLVPGLGLDKQDPWAVMHMRSLRYPLEELRREERKAAGHDAPSPKKKDDGGGEDEDNPDSDSDGTDADADDTYRSVAIPIEDHSGRKWTSAWNQQQKRLPRHQRRTVIYGHDAKRGFVQGKHTIGLDSACVYGGALTALIIEGSDKPADAGWKHTMVQVVCRQGMRNNS, encoded by the coding sequence ATGGTCGCCATGGGAGCCTACCACCAGGCCCTCCACCGgtccctcgtcctcgccgccaccgtcttcttcatcgccgGCGCCTACCTCTTTTCCACGCGCCTCTTTAACgactcgcccacggccgtcaCAAGGATAAagatcaccaccaccaccaccaccaacggcgGGGACAATAACAATAATAACAATAACAACCCCCCTCCGGGCGGCAAGCTCACCACCCTCGACGGCATgctcgagcccggcgccgccgacctgcccATGTCGTACGGGCAGTACGCCCGCCCGGGCTTCGACGGCCTGACCCTCACGGgggcgctgcccgccgacgtggtgCCCACGCCCtccaacggccgccgcctgctcatcatcggcgaCATCCACGGCATGGAcgtggagctcgacgagctgctcgccaaGGCCCGCTTCGACCCGGCGAGGGatcacgtcgtcgccgccggcgacatgGTCAACAAGGgccccagctcgcccgccgtcgtcgcccgcctcatggccctcggcgccagcgccgtccgcggcaaccacgacgaccgcgtcctgctcgcccacgccgagcGCGCCCAGCTCAAGGGCGTCAGCGCGaaggagctcgccgccgccaacgacgacgaggacgccgctgtcgcccaccgcggcgaggccgagttcgtcgccgtcgcccgcgccctctcCCCCGACCAGATCGCctggctcgcccgccagcccgtcaTCCTCACCGCCGACCCCCTGCCCATATACGTCGTCCATGCCGGGCTGGTCCccggcctcgggctcgacAAGCAGGACCCCTGGGCCGTCATGCACATGCGCTCCCTGCGGTAcccgctcgaggagctccgcCGGGAAGagcgcaaggcggcgggccacgatGCGCCATCGCCCAAGAaaaaggacgacggcggcggcgaagacgaagacaacccggacagcgacagcgacggaaccgacgccgacgccgacgacacctACCGCAGCGTCGCCATACCCATCGAGGACCACTCGGGCCGCAAGTGGACCAGCGCCTGgaaccagcagcagaagcgcctcccgcgccaccagcgccgcacCGTCATCtacggccacgacgccaaGCGCGGCTTCGTCCAGGGCAAGCACACCATCGGCCTCGACTCGGCCTGCGTctacggcggcgccctgacCGCCCTCATCATCGAGGGGTCCGacaagcccgccgacgcaggGTGGAAGCACACCATGGTCCAGGTCGTGTGCCGGCAGGGCATGCGCAACAACTCATAG
- a CDS encoding uncharacterized protein (EggNog:ENOG503NZF9), which yields MEEGLTPSQKAQLHEVADGMLKVYQTLVRMRYLDASLIQEGPHDIDHLMPLYRSLGLDPSIVYLYSILPYVAGPGDGGGGGGDFFLGGEFVDFRKEDDVRQGRDPFYSEAVEDAMRPWMTPLSGIGNHGTALLYDARKHCIGIFDQMNSGSCDHNLHEGYTIRRADEGDEEAEEHGEQGSDGEGSAEGAQEEDADGEDDEDHGSENDEDDEEEGKEEDDDDEDNLTGDEDEGDDDDDDDDDDEHDSDECWLDIMDSRPAPNVLRDMALWLEDLTELPGGGEQSDPQWSPDIIKPLYIKHGWPHAHFNGDAFLVDQARAQAVLDARSAAEEPRLTVERLRDGRGGNGDDDDEGDSPAVRRLRERLRAATTPDDEWAARWELWRAEWRERRRMQCLREAEAELERVCPGGVCQKPDELILWELRQLREDLLSAERTLKSCQQELGDADASTDDDDTRRSLQIQLRQAESRAATCRRAYEACEADAQRECPGKAPLPLGRGVETTGLDLEQRQRDLSGQAEGLEEEIGLIREWVAGLPDKPGVQTARDMARARVEQSEEQLQSTKWQLGCVVKDLEGL from the coding sequence ATGGAGGAAGGTCTCACGCCCTCGCAAAAGGCCCAGCTTCATGAGGTGGCCGACGGCATGCTCAAGGTCTACCAGACGCTCGTCCGCATGCGCTACCTCGACGCGTCGCTGATCCAGGAGGGCCCGCACGACATCGACCACCTGATGCCCCTGTACCGCTCCCTCGGCCTGGATCCCTCCATCGTGTACCTTTACAGTATCCTGCCGTACGTGGCGggccccggcgacggcggcggcggtggcggcgacttCTTTCTGGGCGGCGAGTTTGTCGACTTTCGTAAGGAGGACGACGTTCGTCAGGGCCGGGACCCGTTCTACAGCGAGGCCGTTGAggatgcgatgcggccgTGGATGACGCCCCTGTCCGGCATTGGGAAccacggcacggcgctgctgtACGACGCGCGGAAGCACTGCATCGGCATTTTCGATCAGATGAATAGCGGGAGCTGCGACCATAACCTGCACGAGGGCTACACCATAAGGCGGGCGGATGAAGGGgatgaggaggcggaggaacACGGGGAGCAGGGCTCGGATGGCGAAGGGAGCGCAGAGGGAGCGCAGGAGGAAGACGCCGAtggggaagacgacgaagatcATGGGAGCGAAaacgatgaagacgatgaagaagaggggaaggaggaggatgatgatgatgaagacaACCTCActggcgatgaggacgaaggggatgatgacgacgacgacgacgacgacgacgagcacgacaGCGACGAATGCTGGCTCGACATAATGGAcagccgccccgccccgaATGTCCTCCGTGACATGGCCCTCTGGCTCGAAGACCTCACCGAGCtaccaggcggcggcgagcaatCCGACCCGCAATGGAGCCCCGACATCATCAAGCCGCTCTACATCAAGCACGGCTGGCCGCACGCGCACTTCAACGGCGAcgccttcctcgtcgaccaggcccgcgcgcaggccgtcctcgacgccaggAGCGCAGCCGAGGAGCCCCGGCTCACGGTCGAACGCCtgcgagacggacgaggtggcaacggcgacgatgacgacgaaggcgaCAGCCCGGCCGTGCGGCGCCTGCGGGAgcgcctccgcgccgcgacgacgccggatGATGAGTGGGCCGCGCGCTGGGAGCTGTGGCGCGCCGAGTGGAGGGAGCGGCGCAGGATGCAGTGTCTccgcgaggcggaggcggagctggagcgcgtTTGTCCCGGAGGGGTGTGCCAGAAGCCTGATGAGTTGATCTTGTGGGAGTTGaggcagctgcgcgaggactTGCTCAGCGCAGAGCGCACATTAAAGAGTTGCCAGCAGGAACTCGgagacgccgacgcctcgaccgacgacgacgatactCGACGGTCCCTTCAGATCCAGCTACGACAGGCAGAAAGCAGGGCCGCGACGTGCCGACGAGCCTACGAGGCgtgcgaggccgacgcccaGAGGGAGTGTCCCGGAAaagcgccgctgcccctgggccgcggcgtcgagacAACCGGCCTGGACCTGGAGCAGAGGCAACGGGACCTGAGCGGCCAGGCGGAGGGGCTTGAAGAGGAGATTGGGCTCATACGAGAGTGGGTGGCCGGGTTGCCCGACAAGCCGGGCGTGCAGACGGCGAGGGACATGGCGCGGGCTCGGGTCGAGCAATCTGAGGAACAGCTGCAAAGCACCAAGTGGCAGCTGGGCTGTGTGGTGAAGGACTTGGAGGGGCTGTGA
- a CDS encoding uncharacterized protein (COG:S~EggNog:ENOG503Q0NY) has product MPRTQTRTACERCRKKRARCDGGSPCKRCQDAHECCVYDLGWMQSKAMLRARVEELQRTNLENRSQIRALQSTIRSIVGECEDEGKPVGAADGSKEADDSPGLWSAECNTPAKTPDPSTILSLPPRPLDVYASQSHLDVWTRTGWTVAHIRHLFDVLGTWDSLALCLLSRDVFLRDYQNGSGRFCSSALVHALLALSARLVNGASDNKDVLPSRWVGSKIFSDEAAAIIENDRHRSNLPNVQALGVLSLYRLRLGQEADALRLAEALLAGVTELCQCGQSDGDQAEYTKALATTYCSAVSLVRMLSLTTGRLFDGPDYPGDGASALHQLSIGGEYDIAATFRHLPTRNSQLLSAKLFLLTEWVYKLAFAARAGEPGVWASVVPVYTKCLDWYSGLFELLVADEGRTPFALFIHMYYHFCLLCLFKPFLGTAPKEVSEPRPIKICAQAAQSILALAQSHDDLFTLQRVSGFVPYFVCASGLLGVAMDESGSRMNSVHLRHEDAASLSIAAAAATATEDNPVATRMSDDIGQRPFPAFVKISAPRHALLLLAKIGLTHPAARAAHRLLLDEKGTPSSHSPSLSST; this is encoded by the exons ATGCCCCGGACCCAGACGCGGACAGCCTGCGAGCGCTGCCGCAAGAAGCGAGCAAGA TGCGATGGCGGAAGCCCGTGCAAGCGATGCCAAGACGCCCACGAGTGCTGCGTCTACGACCTCGGCTGGATGCAGTCCAAGGCgatgctgcgcgcgcgcgtggagGAGCTCCAAAGGACCAACCTAGAAAACAGGTCCCAGATCAGGGCCCTTCAGAGCACTATCCGGAGCATCGTGGGCGAGTGTGAAGACGAGGGCAAGCCGGTGGGGGCGGCTGACGGCAGCAAGGAGGCTGATGACAGCCCCGGCCTATG GTCCGCCGAGTGCAACACACCGGCAAAGACTCCGGATCCGTCCACCATCCTGTCTCTACCGCCACGTCCGCTCGACGTCTACGCCTCTCAGTCGCACTTGGACGTTTGGACCCGGACCGGCTGGACCGTGGCCCACATCCGCCACCTGTTCGACGTGCTGGGCACCTGGGACTCGCTGGCCCTGTGCCTCCTGTCCAGGGACGTCTTCCTCCGGGACTACCAGAACGGGTCGGGCCGCTTTTGCTCGTCCGCCTTGGTGCACGCGCTCCTGGCGCTCTCTGCACGGCTGGTCAACGGAGCCAGCGACAACAAGGACGTCCTGCCGTCGCGCTGGGTGGGGAGCAAGATAttcagcgacgaggcggcggccatcatcgaAAACGACCGACACCGCAGCAACCTGCCCAATGTGCAAGCTCTCGGGGTCCTTTCGCTCTACCGCCTGCGCCTGGGGCAAGAGGCAGACGCACTGAGGCTTGCCGAGGCTCTTCTTGCCGGCGTCACGGAGCTCTGTCAGTGTGGACAGTCCGACGGCGACCAAGCCGAATACACCAAGGCGCTGGCCACGACGTACTGTAGCGCCGTGTCCTTGGTACG CATGCTGTCCCTGACGACGGGGAGACTCTTTGACGGACCTGACTACCCGGGTGACGGCGCCTCAGCGTTGCATCAGCTGTCCATTGGCGGCGAGTACGACATTGCCGCAACGT TCCGCCACTTGCCGACCCGCAACTCGCAACTCCTCTCAGCCAAGCTCTTCTTGCTCACTGAGTGGGTGTACAAGTTGGCCTTTGCGGCTCGGGCAGGCGAGCCGGGCGTCTGGGCCAGCGTGGTACCCGTGTATACAAAGTGCCTGGATTGGTATTCGGGCCTGttcgagctgctcgtcgccgacgagggccggACGCCGTTTGCGCTCTTCATCCA CATGTACTACCACTTTTGTCTCCTGTGCCTCTTCAAGCCGTTCCTGGGCACGGCGCCCAAAGAGGTGTCCGAACCGCGGCCCATCAAGATATGCGCACAGGCGGCGCAGTCGATCCTGGCGCTGGCCCAGTCACACGACGACCTCTTCACACTGCAGCGTGTTTCGGGCTTCGTGCCGTACTTTGTGTGCGCGTCGGGCCTGCTGGGcgtggccatggacgagAGCGGATCGCGCATGAACTCGGTGCACCTGCGCCATGAGGACGCCGCGTCGCtgagcatcgccgccgccgccgccaccgccaccgaggaCAACCCCGTCGCGACGCGCATGTCGGATGACATCGGCCAGAGGCCTTTTCCGGCCTTTGTCAAAATATCGGCACCGCGACACGCGCTGCTACTGCTCGCCAAGATTGGCCTCACAcatccggcggcgcgggccgcccacAGACTGCTTCTGGATGAGAAGGGCACACCGTCGAGCCACAGTCCCTCATTATCTTCGActtga